One window of the Gammaproteobacteria bacterium genome contains the following:
- the infB gene encoding translation initiation factor IF-2 — MAKQRIYELARELGRESKLVLARATELGIDVKTASSAVDEAAAKLIIASFEDVDETPKVEAETPEPDAETPELDAETPELDAETPELDAETPELDAETPEPDAETPELDAETPEPDAETPEAAPIVIEPGISIEAFADAIGVSTSDVVKALLLMGEMAGAGSPMPVDAIELVAEELGVTVQVEAAEETPEPLPAAPVFDDDPKDLVPRPPVVTVMGHVDHGKTTLLDKIRSANVVAGEAGGITQHIGAYQVSRGGKKITFVDTPGHEAFTAMRARGANVTDIVVLVIAAEDGVMPQTAEAISHAEAAGVDIIVALNKIDLPGADPDRVRAQLTEYGLVAEELGGDTVTVEISAKQGLGIDQLLEMIDLISEVEEFKGNPNAPASGAVIESNLDKGRGPVATVIVQRGTLRRGDALVSGAVSGRVRAMLDENGKQVKEATPGTPVLVMGWESVPTAGDRFEVVTNEREARSKAAKVQDKLKLAGSVVPTARERLALLLEQLRSADEAELRLIIKADAHGSLEAIRDAIAKIGREGGKIVIIHGAVGGITENDVSLADVTEAVIIGFNVRPDSKSRKAAEEQGIEIRTYRVIYELLDEIEQMLVGRLAPEEIEQVLGSAEVRAVFKVPRAGNIAGSYVTEGEIVRGAKARLLREGIVVYDGTIDSLRRFKDDVKQVAAGYECGIGLDRFSDVKEGDVIEAYVLKEVARK; from the coding sequence ATGGCGAAGCAACGTATTTATGAACTGGCGCGGGAGCTGGGCCGAGAGTCCAAGCTCGTTCTTGCCCGTGCCACGGAACTCGGCATCGATGTCAAGACTGCTTCGTCCGCAGTCGACGAGGCCGCGGCGAAGCTGATCATCGCTTCGTTCGAGGATGTCGACGAGACGCCGAAAGTCGAAGCCGAGACGCCCGAGCCGGACGCTGAGACGCCCGAGCTGGACGCTGAGACGCCCGAGCTGGACGCTGAGACACCCGAGCTGGACGCTGAGACGCCCGAGCTGGACGCTGAGACACCCGAGCCGGACGCTGAGACGCCCGAGCTGGACGCTGAGACACCCGAGCCGGACGCTGAGACGCCCGAAGCGGCGCCGATCGTCATCGAGCCGGGAATCAGCATCGAAGCATTCGCGGACGCGATCGGCGTGTCTACCAGTGATGTCGTCAAGGCGTTGCTCCTGATGGGAGAGATGGCCGGGGCAGGTTCACCGATGCCTGTGGACGCGATAGAACTCGTCGCAGAAGAGCTCGGCGTGACCGTCCAAGTCGAAGCTGCGGAGGAGACTCCTGAACCTCTCCCCGCGGCTCCGGTGTTCGATGACGATCCGAAGGACTTGGTTCCCCGCCCGCCCGTCGTGACGGTGATGGGCCATGTCGATCATGGCAAGACCACCCTTCTGGACAAGATCCGCTCGGCCAACGTCGTCGCCGGAGAAGCCGGCGGGATCACCCAGCACATCGGCGCGTATCAGGTGTCGAGAGGTGGCAAGAAGATCACCTTCGTGGATACGCCCGGTCATGAGGCATTCACCGCGATGCGCGCCAGGGGAGCGAATGTCACCGACATCGTCGTTCTCGTGATCGCTGCCGAAGACGGTGTCATGCCGCAAACCGCCGAAGCGATCAGCCATGCCGAAGCCGCCGGCGTGGACATCATCGTCGCGCTGAACAAGATCGATCTTCCTGGGGCCGACCCTGACAGGGTTCGTGCTCAACTCACCGAGTACGGTCTCGTCGCAGAGGAGCTCGGTGGAGACACGGTCACTGTCGAGATCTCTGCCAAGCAGGGCTTGGGTATCGACCAGCTCCTCGAGATGATCGATCTGATCTCGGAAGTCGAGGAGTTCAAGGGCAACCCGAATGCCCCTGCATCGGGCGCCGTCATCGAGTCCAACCTGGACAAAGGGCGTGGTCCCGTTGCGACCGTCATCGTGCAGCGAGGAACGTTGCGTCGGGGTGATGCGTTGGTATCCGGCGCGGTATCGGGACGAGTTCGTGCCATGCTCGATGAGAACGGCAAGCAGGTCAAAGAAGCGACGCCGGGCACACCGGTGCTGGTGATGGGCTGGGAGTCCGTACCGACCGCTGGAGACCGGTTCGAGGTCGTCACCAACGAGCGTGAGGCACGGTCCAAGGCCGCCAAGGTCCAGGACAAGCTCAAACTGGCGGGCTCCGTGGTTCCCACGGCTCGGGAGCGCCTCGCCTTGCTGCTCGAGCAGCTCAGGAGCGCGGATGAGGCCGAGCTGCGGCTGATCATCAAGGCCGATGCGCACGGATCCCTGGAGGCAATTCGCGATGCCATCGCGAAGATCGGCAGGGAGGGCGGCAAGATCGTGATCATCCACGGGGCGGTGGGTGGGATCACCGAGAACGACGTCAGCCTCGCCGATGTCACAGAAGCGGTGATCATCGGGTTCAACGTTCGTCCAGACAGTAAGTCGCGTAAGGCGGCCGAAGAACAGGGCATCGAGATTCGGACGTATCGCGTCATCTACGAACTGCTCGACGAAATCGAACAGATGCTGGTGGGACGTCTTGCACCCGAGGAGATCGAGCAGGTGCTGGGCTCTGCCGAAGTGCGGGCCGTGTTCAAGGTCCCCCGTGCCGGAAACATCGCGGGGAGTTACGTCACCGAAGGAGAGATCGTGAGAGGAGCCAAAGCGAGATTGCTTCGCGAAGGCATCGTCGTCTACGACGGCACGATCGATTCTCTGCGTCGCTTCAAGGACGACGTCAAGCAGGTAGCGGCCGGCTACGAGTGTGGTATCGGCCTCGACCGCTTCAGCGACGTGAAAGAAGGCGACGTGATCGAGGCCTACGTGCTGAAGGAAGTTGCCCGGAAGTGA
- a CDS encoding DUF503 family protein codes for MHASALRIELRIPQARSLKAKRGVLRPLLDDVRRTFGVSVAEVGFQDQWQRSTIGVALVSEHHAELLKQSRAIRRHVERRNDVEILEVAMSYLEES; via the coding sequence ATGCATGCTTCAGCACTCCGCATCGAGCTCCGCATTCCGCAGGCCCGGTCCCTGAAGGCGAAGCGGGGCGTTCTGCGGCCACTCCTCGACGATGTGCGACGCACATTCGGTGTATCGGTCGCGGAAGTCGGTTTTCAGGACCAGTGGCAGCGGTCGACGATCGGAGTGGCCCTCGTGTCCGAGCATCATGCGGAGCTGCTCAAGCAGTCACGTGCAATTCGCCGTCACGTCGAGCGTCGCAATGACGTGGAGATTCTCGAGGTGGCCATGTCGTATTTGGAGGAGTCATGA